A window from Leptospira meyeri encodes these proteins:
- a CDS encoding ankyrin repeat domain-containing protein — protein sequence MSLIDVAKSGSIEEWDAEINAGADPNELDSYGTNALSWMVKMESAELFRHAIQRGADPSSPYRIPGNVIFDVMSQNKESFLQILVETVSVWKNSNRLLTRDKNGNTIFHLAILESAEPLWEVIVGLLTEDIVSLRNEEGRSVFLEATIEDRMEIVTKLLSMFPDVIHHKDREGKTALHLASERNLHEICSYLLEEGIISLEIRDELGNTPLFLSASADAVECLADLLHVGANPFVWGENEESITRLLDREKFGHSFKTWKDFVIQKAILGTGYVRQEEMIDYIRKEKPFKPEELTKAKLVDLI from the coding sequence GAATTAGATTCTTATGGAACCAATGCCCTCTCCTGGATGGTAAAGATGGAGAGTGCAGAGCTCTTTCGCCATGCCATCCAAAGAGGGGCCGATCCTTCCTCCCCTTATCGCATTCCAGGCAATGTTATCTTTGATGTGATGAGCCAAAATAAAGAATCCTTTCTACAAATCTTGGTAGAGACAGTCTCCGTTTGGAAAAATTCTAACCGCCTTCTCACAAGGGATAAAAATGGAAATACCATCTTTCATTTAGCAATTCTTGAATCAGCAGAACCTCTTTGGGAAGTTATAGTTGGTTTGTTAACAGAAGATATCGTTTCATTACGAAATGAAGAAGGGCGTTCTGTTTTTTTAGAAGCAACCATCGAAGACCGAATGGAGATCGTCACCAAACTTCTGTCAATGTTTCCTGATGTGATCCATCACAAAGACCGAGAAGGAAAAACTGCACTACATTTAGCTTCTGAGCGGAATTTACATGAGATATGTTCTTATCTGTTAGAAGAAGGAATTATTTCCTTAGAAATTAGAGACGAATTGGGGAACACTCCATTATTTTTATCCGCTTCCGCTGATGCGGTAGAATGTTTAGCCGATCTTCTACATGTTGGTGCTAATCCGTTTGTTTGGGGGGAAAATGAGGAATCGATCACGAGGTTACTTGACCGTGAAAAGTTTGGTCATTCATTCAAAACCTGGAAAGATTTTGTGATTCAAAAAGCAATCCTCGGTACCGGGTATGTACGCCAGGAGGAAATGATCGATTACATTCGAAAAGAAAAACCATTTAAACCAGAAGAGTTGACCAAAGCAAAGTTAGTTGACCTGATCTGA